The following are encoded in a window of Sphaerisporangium siamense genomic DNA:
- a CDS encoding aromatic-ring hydroxylase C-terminal domain-containing protein has product MYRSTSGLFHRYDLGSDHPLVGRTAPDFRLADGTRLGDLLQEGHGIALDLTAGRHLHDAATGWKGRIRYAAGPVSNDPGLGALLVRPDGIVAWTDEHAPDTDHEAFRRAATHWFGDPAP; this is encoded by the coding sequence GTGTACCGCAGCACCTCAGGGCTGTTCCACCGCTACGACCTGGGCAGCGACCATCCACTCGTCGGCCGGACCGCCCCGGACTTCCGCCTCGCCGACGGCACCCGCCTCGGTGACCTCCTGCAAGAAGGACACGGCATCGCACTCGACCTCACCGCCGGCCGGCACCTGCACGACGCGGCGACGGGCTGGAAAGGCCGGATCCGCTACGCGGCCGGGCCGGTGAGCAACGACCCCGGACTCGGCGCCCTGCTGGTCCGGCCCGACGGCATCGTCGCCTGGACCGACGAGCACGCCCCCGACACCGATCACGAGGCGTTCCGGCGCGCCGCGACCCACTGGTTCGGCGACCCGGCACCCTGA
- a CDS encoding DUF6461 domain-containing protein: MTEPPKDFTWLSEHEPLDEIYCVSFVRDLSPEEVLRRFGVDESTMEEVPYDELGRRSAESMRDDAAGYIGAVKIGDWTLVIEPGGWKIAVDPEIMARVSRATETVSVCRHDYAEDTFTYIIDGQEIVCFDPMCPDERSGDDPDRFVREMREAGLDPEFDSDSDDSHIDFPMERAFALAGMITALPFSPEMLELRFLGAEPLED; encoded by the coding sequence ATGACAGAGCCCCCCAAAGACTTCACCTGGCTCTCCGAACACGAACCACTGGATGAGATCTACTGCGTGTCCTTCGTCCGGGATCTCTCCCCGGAGGAAGTCCTCCGCCGGTTCGGTGTGGACGAGAGCACCATGGAGGAGGTGCCGTACGACGAGCTGGGCAGGCGCTCGGCGGAGAGCATGAGGGACGACGCTGCCGGTTACATTGGCGCCGTGAAGATCGGTGACTGGACCCTGGTCATCGAACCTGGAGGATGGAAGATCGCCGTCGACCCTGAGATCATGGCCCGGGTCTCGCGGGCTACCGAAACCGTGTCGGTCTGCCGTCATGACTACGCCGAGGATACTTTCACCTACATCATCGACGGGCAGGAAATCGTCTGCTTCGACCCGATGTGTCCGGACGAGCGGTCAGGCGACGATCCGGACCGCTTCGTCAGGGAGATGCGCGAAGCCGGCCTGGACCCTGAGTTCGACAGTGACAGCGACGACTCGCACATCGACTTCCCGATGGAGCGCGCGTTCGCCTTGGCCGGCATGATCACCGCTCTTCCCTTCTCTCCGGAGATGTTGGAGCTGCGATTCCTTGGCGCGGAACCCCTGGAGGACTGA
- a CDS encoding TetR/AcrR family transcriptional regulator, producing MTTRKDKQPPRQALSREQVIDAALELIDRHGVEALTMRRLAEVLEVYPATIYWHAGNRAQLIARVCQRVFEGIELPDADSVPWTEWILQLAHRSRERLGRHPNLAVDFTSTIQISASSLTMADRLLAVLEDAGFTGEQLVMVYNTVLGGIFGWIAAEFASEPVAGDSDWVSEYQHALREGGGADLPAIHRNFFLVANRAFMLRWSSGRSTPMESSFDFAMRTMIAGLERMRDA from the coding sequence GTGACCACCCGCAAGGACAAGCAGCCGCCGCGGCAGGCGCTGAGTCGTGAGCAGGTCATCGACGCGGCTTTGGAGCTCATCGACCGCCACGGCGTCGAGGCGCTGACCATGAGGCGGCTCGCCGAGGTCCTCGAGGTGTACCCCGCGACCATCTACTGGCACGCGGGCAACCGGGCTCAGTTGATCGCCCGGGTGTGCCAGCGCGTGTTCGAAGGCATCGAGCTTCCCGACGCCGACTCGGTCCCGTGGACGGAGTGGATCCTGCAACTCGCGCACAGATCGCGCGAGCGGCTGGGCCGGCATCCCAACCTGGCGGTCGACTTCACGTCCACGATCCAGATCTCGGCCTCAAGCCTCACCATGGCCGACCGCCTCCTGGCGGTTCTCGAAGACGCCGGGTTCACCGGTGAACAACTGGTGATGGTCTACAACACGGTTCTCGGCGGCATATTCGGGTGGATCGCCGCGGAGTTCGCCTCGGAGCCCGTGGCCGGCGACAGTGACTGGGTCTCCGAGTACCAGCACGCACTGCGGGAGGGCGGCGGTGCCGATCTCCCGGCGATCCACAGGAACTTCTTCCTCGTCGCCAACCGCGCGTTCATGCTCAGGTGGTCTTCCGGGCGATCGACTCCGATGGAGTCCAGCTTCGACTTCGCGATGCGCACGATGATCGCCGGCCTGGAGCGCATGCGCGACGCCTGA
- a CDS encoding class I adenylate-forming enzyme family protein: MSKTSEAIEPDPAAAAAPQSLGRLLRRAAAQFGNKIFVEDGAGRAISFTEAAHRVQVGVASLREAGLVAGDRVGICLPNDISWPLVWLSVVSGGYVAVPINRSYQAADIGHILDDAQISAVVTSSDSAHKFTDLQPRDDQVRLLMADELFEPAAPGGDTEPRDLGELDTVSEDSALANLQFTSGTSGLPKACMLTHSYWLKLGVAMGRCFELTHKDRVLTAQPFSYIDGQWEAAMCLEYGATLIVLPRFSASTFWADVRRYRATVLYVLGSMPQLLFQQPATETDRANDVRLVLCSAIPVALHHKLESRWDAPWREVYGLTESGLNITAPIDDERSVGQGYIGLPAPNCEARIVDPSGRDAAPGEPGELLVRGPTLMTGYWRRPEATAAALKDGWFHTGDLCVREENGWFRLVGRLKDMVRRGGENIAAAEVEAVICELPFVRACAVVGVADELFGEEVMACIEVGDAEALPSLAREVEQHTRQQLAIFKVPRYVEFWRSLPRTPSERIAKTKIADYDHGERLLAVDFGQQGKKAR, translated from the coding sequence GTGAGTAAGACCAGCGAAGCGATCGAGCCGGATCCTGCCGCGGCGGCGGCACCACAGAGCCTGGGCAGGCTACTCCGCCGGGCGGCCGCCCAGTTCGGCAACAAGATCTTCGTCGAGGACGGCGCGGGGCGCGCCATCAGCTTCACCGAAGCCGCCCACCGGGTTCAGGTCGGCGTCGCGAGCCTGCGCGAGGCCGGTCTCGTAGCCGGTGACAGGGTGGGGATCTGCCTGCCGAACGACATCTCGTGGCCGTTGGTCTGGTTGTCCGTCGTGTCCGGCGGCTACGTCGCCGTCCCGATAAACCGCTCCTACCAGGCGGCGGACATCGGCCACATCCTGGACGACGCACAGATCAGCGCCGTCGTGACATCGAGCGATTCGGCGCACAAGTTCACCGATCTCCAGCCGCGCGACGACCAGGTGCGACTGCTCATGGCCGACGAGCTGTTCGAGCCCGCGGCACCGGGCGGCGATACCGAACCGCGCGACCTCGGAGAGCTCGACACGGTCTCTGAGGATTCCGCGCTGGCGAACCTTCAGTTCACCTCCGGCACCTCTGGCCTGCCGAAGGCGTGCATGCTCACGCACTCCTACTGGCTGAAGCTGGGCGTGGCCATGGGACGGTGCTTCGAACTGACCCACAAGGATCGCGTCCTCACGGCCCAGCCGTTCTCCTACATCGATGGTCAGTGGGAAGCGGCGATGTGCCTGGAGTACGGGGCCACGCTCATCGTGCTGCCACGCTTCTCCGCCAGCACCTTCTGGGCCGACGTCCGGCGGTATCGCGCGACGGTTCTCTACGTCCTGGGCAGCATGCCGCAACTGCTGTTCCAGCAACCGGCGACGGAAACCGACCGGGCCAACGACGTGCGGCTCGTTCTGTGCTCGGCGATCCCCGTCGCGCTCCACCACAAGCTCGAATCACGCTGGGACGCGCCATGGCGTGAGGTCTACGGCCTCACCGAGTCCGGCCTGAACATCACCGCGCCGATCGACGACGAGCGGAGCGTCGGCCAAGGCTATATCGGCCTTCCGGCGCCGAACTGTGAGGCGCGGATCGTCGACCCCTCGGGGCGGGACGCCGCCCCGGGTGAACCCGGCGAGCTACTGGTCCGCGGGCCGACACTGATGACGGGGTATTGGCGGCGGCCCGAGGCGACCGCCGCGGCGCTGAAAGACGGCTGGTTTCACACCGGAGACCTCTGCGTCCGCGAGGAGAACGGATGGTTCCGCCTGGTCGGCCGGCTCAAGGACATGGTGCGCAGGGGAGGGGAGAACATCGCCGCCGCCGAGGTGGAAGCGGTGATCTGCGAGCTGCCCTTCGTCCGTGCCTGCGCGGTCGTGGGTGTGGCCGACGAGTTGTTCGGCGAAGAGGTCATGGCGTGTATCGAGGTCGGAGACGCCGAGGCGCTACCGAGCCTGGCGCGCGAAGTCGAGCAGCATACGCGTCAGCAACTCGCCATCTTCAAGGTGCCGCGCTACGTCGAATTCTGGCGGTCATTACCTCGAACCCCCTCCGAACGCATCGCCAAGACGAAGATCGCGGACTATGACCACGGCGAACGGCTCCTGGCCGTGGATTTCGGCCAGCAAGGAAAGAAGGCGCGATGA
- a CDS encoding enoyl-CoA hydratase/isomerase family protein has product MSVNGDDERGRVVSDVDDGVLVLRLESPRTLNALSSGMLTDLARAIRDASDTPEIRGLVVTGTGDRAFSSGDDLRETRAFVERHGIEALSALFDSVTEAVLASSIPCVAAINGLAVGGAAELTLCFDRRIGSTQAAYRFPESAMGFTISNASSVLLPALVGRSEALDLVLSGRDVDAQDCSRIGLLDEVVAANALLLRCRQLIHTWTPDGNTAHLHLPLLRPALSTVQPAFRAERDAAQRAWQSGSMESQMRRFER; this is encoded by the coding sequence ATGAGCGTCAACGGCGACGACGAGCGGGGCCGAGTCGTCTCCGATGTGGACGACGGCGTGCTCGTACTCCGGCTCGAAAGCCCCCGGACGCTCAACGCCCTGTCGAGCGGCATGCTCACGGACCTGGCCCGGGCGATCCGGGACGCGTCGGACACCCCTGAGATCCGGGGCCTGGTCGTCACCGGTACCGGCGACCGGGCCTTCTCCTCGGGGGACGATCTCCGGGAAACACGCGCCTTTGTCGAGCGACACGGTATCGAAGCACTCTCCGCGTTGTTCGACTCGGTGACCGAGGCCGTGCTCGCCAGCAGCATTCCCTGCGTCGCCGCGATCAACGGTCTCGCCGTGGGCGGCGCGGCCGAGCTCACGCTGTGCTTCGACCGCCGGATCGGCTCGACCCAGGCGGCTTACCGGTTCCCGGAGAGCGCGATGGGATTCACGATCTCCAACGCGTCCTCCGTGCTGCTCCCGGCTCTGGTCGGCCGCTCCGAGGCGCTGGACCTGGTGCTTAGCGGGAGGGACGTCGACGCCCAGGACTGCTCGCGTATCGGGTTGCTCGACGAGGTCGTCGCGGCGAACGCCCTCCTGCTGCGGTGCCGGCAGCTGATCCACACCTGGACACCCGACGGCAACACGGCGCACCTCCACCTGCCCTTGCTTCGGCCGGCCTTGAGCACGGTCCAACCGGCGTTCCGCGCCGAACGCGACGCCGCGCAGCGAGCCTGGCAATCGGGGTCGATGGAATCTCAGATGCGGAGATTCGAAAGGTGA
- a CDS encoding tyrosine-type recombinase/integrase, producing MTKPGFEHLRRHDLRHTGLTWMADAGVPVHVLRKLAGHGSLSTTQRYLHPDARSISDAGEALSAHLSVRGSPSGPRLRAV from the coding sequence GTGACCAAGCCGGGGTTCGAGCATCTTCGGCGCCACGATCTCCGGCACACGGGCCTGACCTGGATGGCGGATGCCGGCGTGCCGGTGCATGTGCTCAGGAAGCTCGCCGGTCATGGATCGCTGAGTACGACGCAGCGCTACCTTCACCCGGATGCGCGCTCGATCTCCGATGCGGGAGAGGCGTTGAGCGCTCATCTCTCGGTGCGCGGGTCCCCAAGTGGTCCCCGGCTGCGGGCGGTCTAG
- a CDS encoding MOSC domain-containing protein yields the protein MSKAGGIASVSGVYDKVSRGAPMVQVSHMDAVLGGSEPRQVNLALAESLRAHGVKPAGARSQLIVDGAAGQVESGDVLAIGGARIRITFACEPCAHGAQLAGVPMRAFRQIQRYLGIVVSPGRVAEGDPVEVEAGVFERAPADFRGRAAWAVERIPPGRAVTSLAFLVAIGASRSYLRALPRWLAAAREAGRPVHRVLTAQMSEPSWAPGALAHLAAEGGSGPVPYPLAAEVWGGPSL from the coding sequence ATGTCGAAAGCCGGTGGGATCGCGAGCGTGAGCGGCGTGTACGACAAGGTCTCGCGTGGGGCGCCGATGGTGCAGGTGTCGCACATGGATGCCGTCCTGGGCGGCTCCGAGCCCCGGCAGGTGAATCTGGCGCTGGCGGAGAGCCTGCGTGCTCACGGGGTGAAGCCGGCGGGGGCGCGGTCGCAGCTCATCGTGGACGGTGCGGCCGGTCAGGTCGAGTCGGGCGATGTGCTGGCCATCGGAGGGGCGCGGATCCGGATCACCTTCGCATGTGAGCCGTGCGCGCATGGGGCGCAGCTCGCCGGGGTGCCGATGCGCGCGTTCCGGCAGATCCAGCGGTACCTGGGGATCGTTGTCTCCCCGGGGCGGGTCGCAGAGGGCGACCCGGTCGAAGTCGAGGCCGGGGTGTTCGAGCGAGCGCCGGCCGATTTTCGGGGGCGGGCGGCCTGGGCTGTGGAGCGGATTCCACCGGGGCGGGCGGTGACGTCGTTGGCATTCCTGGTCGCGATCGGGGCGAGCCGGTCGTATCTTCGGGCGTTGCCGCGGTGGTTGGCGGCTGCGCGCGAGGCCGGGCGGCCGGTGCATCGGGTTCTGACGGCTCAGATGAGTGAGCCGTCGTGGGCGCCCGGGGCGCTGGCTCACCTGGCGGCAGAGGGCGGTTCAGGGCCTGTTCCGTACCCTCTGGCGGCTGAGGTGTGGGGCGGCCCGTCGTTGTAG
- a CDS encoding GNAT family N-acetyltransferase gives MDIRTEPPYNAGPLYQRQRYTDRTSKQVASEGFALVSARDRAGALAGFAFGFRMPAGRWWGGNTTPVAELVDVDKFAVIELNLRKEYRGKGYGRKLLEELLAARPEQWAMLLSLPAAPAHAMYEHLGWEVVGTVQPAPDAEVADVMVLPLHVEGASAGA, from the coding sequence ATGGACATCCGGACTGAACCGCCATACAACGCCGGGCCTCTCTACCAGCGGCAGCGGTACACCGATCGCACGAGCAAGCAGGTGGCGAGTGAGGGTTTCGCTCTGGTGTCGGCCAGGGACAGGGCGGGGGCCTTGGCGGGTTTCGCGTTCGGGTTCCGCATGCCTGCCGGCCGATGGTGGGGCGGCAACACCACTCCGGTCGCCGAGCTGGTCGACGTCGACAAGTTCGCCGTGATCGAGCTCAACCTGCGCAAGGAGTACCGGGGCAAGGGGTACGGCAGGAAGCTGCTGGAGGAGCTGCTCGCCGCCCGTCCGGAGCAGTGGGCGATGCTGCTGTCCCTGCCGGCGGCCCCGGCCCACGCCATGTACGAGCATCTCGGCTGGGAGGTGGTCGGGACTGTGCAGCCTGCTCCGGATGCCGAAGTGGCCGACGTCATGGTGCTGCCGCTTCACGTTGAGGGCGCCTCGGCGGGGGCGTGA
- a CDS encoding helix-turn-helix domain-containing protein, whose product MSRHADAVDPSLSPWHLLGAALRWCREQRGESLEAVASLLPVDLSLLAKWEKGTRRPSADAVRRLDGGMEADGFLVALHAFVVATPRSPLPTATERQWDAEGMDQLRRRLLSGIVAGAASALPPMDGLERLRSMLDDSVGHSGVADWEETVWEYSNLVPFDIPGVVRDLSVDLLALQQAMAGARAAEIPRWLRVNARMSMMLAYALGSAGQGRESHHWWRSAQRVAAQTDDAGLMASVCCHEAVQALHQRRPLPLVISRASKALALTDGKPCRATSAALGARAHAYALGGDIAQARADLDEQARVFDQLPSEVTSDRRSIEGWPDTRVLYSRSLVHTITEHPDVDSVQQEAADAYPPGWSRQREQVELHRAYTEVKRRHVDSGLGHAARVFTNMPQEAINTFVRHNALAVGDVVPAAERNRPSVVEYRELVTQPSREVT is encoded by the coding sequence ATGTCTCGTCACGCTGATGCCGTGGACCCGTCCCTGTCGCCGTGGCATTTACTTGGCGCCGCGCTGAGGTGGTGTCGTGAGCAGCGGGGTGAGAGCCTTGAGGCTGTGGCGTCGCTGCTCCCAGTCGACTTGTCGCTGCTCGCCAAGTGGGAGAAGGGCACTCGCCGCCCGTCGGCTGACGCGGTGCGGCGCCTTGATGGGGGGATGGAGGCCGACGGCTTTCTTGTGGCCCTGCACGCGTTTGTCGTGGCCACTCCCCGCTCGCCTCTACCCACCGCCACTGAAAGGCAGTGGGATGCTGAGGGCATGGACCAGTTGCGTCGTAGGCTCTTGAGCGGAATCGTCGCTGGCGCCGCATCCGCCCTCCCACCGATGGACGGCCTGGAGCGGTTGCGGTCGATGCTGGATGACAGCGTCGGCCATTCTGGGGTGGCTGACTGGGAAGAAACCGTCTGGGAATACTCCAACCTGGTGCCATTCGACATTCCGGGTGTGGTGCGGGATCTGTCGGTCGACCTGCTGGCGTTGCAGCAGGCGATGGCCGGTGCGAGGGCTGCGGAGATTCCTCGGTGGCTGCGGGTCAACGCTCGGATGAGCATGATGCTGGCCTACGCGTTGGGCTCAGCAGGCCAGGGCAGGGAGTCTCATCACTGGTGGCGATCGGCGCAACGGGTGGCGGCGCAGACCGACGACGCTGGGTTGATGGCGTCGGTGTGCTGCCACGAGGCGGTGCAGGCGTTGCACCAGCGGCGGCCGTTGCCGTTGGTGATTTCTCGTGCCAGCAAGGCGCTGGCACTCACGGACGGCAAGCCCTGCCGTGCGACCTCTGCCGCTCTGGGGGCCCGCGCCCACGCTTATGCGCTCGGCGGGGACATCGCCCAGGCACGGGCGGACCTGGACGAGCAGGCGCGGGTCTTCGACCAGCTCCCCTCGGAGGTCACCTCCGATCGGCGGTCGATCGAGGGATGGCCAGACACGCGGGTCCTGTATTCCCGGTCGCTCGTCCACACCATTACCGAGCACCCCGACGTCGATTCCGTTCAGCAGGAAGCGGCCGATGCGTATCCGCCTGGGTGGAGTCGGCAGCGTGAACAGGTGGAGTTGCATCGAGCATACACAGAGGTGAAGCGGCGGCACGTGGACTCGGGACTCGGACATGCCGCGCGAGTGTTCACCAACATGCCGCAGGAGGCCATCAATACCTTCGTTCGGCATAACGCGCTCGCGGTCGGTGACGTTGTACCCGCCGCGGAGCGAAACCGTCCTTCTGTGGTCGAATACCGGGAGCTTGTGACGCAACCGAGTAGGGAGGTCACCTGA
- a CDS encoding TROVE domain-containing protein gives MEGSANDVAFRVCKARRRKTPQGEAFDVRDVLRIAHPAADAEQRKALFGWIAGNVGDDEARAELPAVDRFLTAKAVTSAEEAVRVVTEARVPWEFLPDAMLREPGVWDALVDTVGMTALVRNLARMTRIGTLKPMGDATRRAVARLTDADAVHRARIHPMDAWLAMRVYASGRSQPNRRAAAQTWKPVPAVLDALEETYELAFGAVEPSGRRLLVAVDSSGSMACVKVHAGGSPIGTPYEVGCAMAVMLARIEDGGVHVIDVDTRVHASKVTPRTNLREIARWQPSGGGTDLSLPFTWARDERLEVDGVVLFSDNETWAGRAHPSQALTAYGRSVNATARVVVASMTATGHSIGDPRDDGVLNVAGLDASLPLVVNGFIRG, from the coding sequence TTGGAGGGCAGTGCGAACGACGTGGCGTTCCGGGTGTGCAAGGCCCGCCGGCGGAAGACGCCGCAGGGCGAGGCGTTCGATGTGCGCGACGTGCTGCGCATCGCCCACCCGGCCGCCGACGCGGAGCAGCGGAAGGCGCTGTTCGGGTGGATCGCCGGGAACGTCGGCGACGACGAGGCGCGCGCCGAGCTGCCCGCCGTGGACCGTTTCCTCACCGCCAAGGCCGTCACCTCGGCGGAGGAGGCGGTGCGCGTGGTGACCGAGGCGCGGGTGCCGTGGGAGTTCCTGCCCGACGCGATGCTGCGCGAGCCGGGAGTGTGGGACGCCCTGGTGGACACGGTCGGCATGACCGCGCTCGTCCGTAACCTGGCGCGGATGACCCGCATCGGCACGCTCAAGCCCATGGGCGACGCCACCCGGCGCGCGGTCGCGCGGCTCACCGACGCCGACGCCGTCCACCGGGCGCGGATCCACCCGATGGACGCCTGGCTTGCCATGCGCGTCTACGCCTCCGGCCGCTCCCAGCCCAACCGGCGCGCCGCCGCGCAGACCTGGAAGCCGGTCCCGGCCGTCCTCGACGCCCTGGAGGAGACCTACGAGCTCGCCTTCGGCGCCGTCGAGCCGTCCGGGAGGCGCCTCCTGGTGGCCGTCGACTCCTCCGGGTCCATGGCGTGCGTGAAGGTCCACGCGGGCGGTTCGCCGATCGGCACGCCGTACGAGGTCGGCTGCGCGATGGCCGTCATGCTCGCGCGGATCGAGGACGGCGGCGTCCACGTCATCGACGTCGACACCCGCGTCCACGCCTCCAAGGTCACCCCGCGCACCAACCTGCGGGAGATCGCACGCTGGCAGCCCTCCGGCGGCGGCACCGACCTGTCGCTGCCCTTCACCTGGGCCCGGGACGAGCGCCTTGAGGTCGACGGGGTCGTCCTGTTCAGCGACAACGAGACCTGGGCCGGCCGCGCCCACCCCTCGCAGGCGCTCACCGCCTACGGGCGCTCGGTCAACGCGACCGCCCGGGTGGTCGTGGCGTCCATGACCGCCACCGGCCACTCGATCGGTGACCCGCGCGACGACGGCGTGCTGAACGTCGCCGGGCTGGACGCCTCGCTGCCGCTGGTCGTGAACGGTTTCATCCGCGGCTGA
- a CDS encoding methyltransferase yields the protein MTGGEDDHEQGRLSAWEAAWEVLAPMADLATPMAVRVAASLGLADLMAGAAVPVEELARRAGADADALGRLLRHLVCRGVFTEPEPGAFAVNAPAALLASGHPSGMRARLDLDGFGGRMDLAFTGLLHTVRTGRPAWETVFGAPFWRHLAENPAMSESFDAVMASGADYVADAAGAYDWSGARHVVDVGGGTGALLAEVLSAHAGIRATLVDLPGTVERARRHLAARGLGTRCAFAGQSFFDPLPAGGDVYVIRRVLHDWSDDEAVRILRRCADAAGRHGRVVVIESPGGSGDDPAPHAEMNLRMLVLSGGRERTVDDYTALTTASALHLLNTQRTPLGQLVLTCAPAPPE from the coding sequence GTGACCGGCGGCGAAGACGATCACGAGCAGGGGCGGCTTTCGGCGTGGGAGGCGGCATGGGAGGTGCTGGCCCCCATGGCGGACCTGGCCACGCCGATGGCCGTACGGGTCGCCGCCTCGCTGGGGCTGGCCGATCTGATGGCCGGCGCCGCCGTGCCCGTCGAGGAACTGGCACGCCGGGCGGGCGCCGACGCGGACGCGCTGGGCCGGCTGCTGCGCCACCTGGTCTGCCGGGGCGTCTTCACCGAGCCGGAGCCGGGCGCGTTCGCGGTCAACGCGCCCGCCGCGCTGCTGGCGTCCGGCCACCCGTCCGGGATGCGGGCCCGGCTCGACCTGGACGGCTTCGGCGGGCGGATGGACCTGGCGTTCACCGGCCTCCTCCACACCGTCCGCACCGGGCGACCGGCCTGGGAGACGGTCTTCGGCGCCCCGTTCTGGCGTCACCTCGCCGAGAACCCGGCGATGAGCGAGTCGTTCGACGCGGTCATGGCCTCCGGGGCCGACTACGTCGCCGACGCGGCCGGCGCGTACGACTGGTCCGGCGCACGGCACGTGGTCGACGTCGGCGGCGGCACCGGAGCCCTGCTCGCCGAAGTGCTAAGCGCCCACGCCGGGATCCGGGCCACGCTCGTGGACCTGCCCGGCACGGTCGAGCGAGCCCGGCGGCACCTGGCCGCGCGCGGCCTGGGCACGCGGTGCGCGTTCGCCGGCCAGAGCTTCTTCGACCCGCTGCCCGCAGGGGGCGACGTCTACGTGATCAGACGAGTGCTCCACGACTGGAGCGACGACGAGGCCGTCCGCATCCTGCGCCGCTGCGCCGACGCGGCCGGACGGCACGGACGGGTCGTCGTCATCGAGTCTCCCGGCGGTTCCGGCGACGACCCGGCCCCGCACGCCGAGATGAACCTGCGCATGCTCGTCCTCAGCGGCGGCCGGGAACGCACCGTCGACGACTACACGGCGCTCACCACCGCCTCCGCCCTCCACCTCCTCAACACCCAGCGCACCCCCTTGGGCCAACTCGTCCTCACCTGCGCGCCGGCACCGCCCGAATAA